The following proteins are co-located in the Nonlabens ponticola genome:
- a CDS encoding fasciclin domain-containing protein, producing the protein MKIEKSIQKLMFLMVLFVGFVSCDDDDDNNEDRPTTAEVVADENDLSLLELALDAAGLTATLDGEGNFTVFAPTNSAFINLLNELGDDYDSLDDFDEDVEIDLLRNILLYHVVGVDYDSDDLARLDDDDDDELATLFAGNTLDIDVDGDSVQIGDESDVDANVINANIRTSNGVVHKIDKILLPQEAIDFLNSLDDDDDDND; encoded by the coding sequence ATGAAAATTGAAAAAAGTATCCAAAAATTAATGTTCCTCATGGTTCTATTTGTGGGATTTGTATCCTGTGATGACGACGATGATAATAATGAGGACAGACCGACAACTGCCGAGGTGGTTGCAGATGAGAACGACTTGAGTTTATTAGAGCTTGCACTTGATGCCGCAGGATTAACTGCTACTCTGGATGGTGAAGGTAATTTTACCGTATTTGCACCTACAAACTCTGCATTTATCAATTTACTAAATGAACTAGGTGACGATTATGACAGCTTAGATGATTTTGATGAAGATGTAGAAATCGATCTACTTAGAAACATCTTATTGTATCACGTAGTGGGCGTAGATTATGATAGTGATGATCTTGCACGTCTAGATGATGACGATGATGATGAACTTGCGACGTTGTTTGCAGGTAACACATTAGATATAGATGTGGATGGTGACAGTGTACAAATAGGTGATGAATCAGATGTAGATGCAAATGTCATAAATGCAAATATCAGGACATCAAATGGTGTTGTTCACAAGATTGATAAGATATTATTACCGCAAGAGGCTATAGATTTTTTGAATAGCTTAGACGATGATGATGACGACAATGACTAA
- a CDS encoding fasciclin domain-containing protein, producing the protein MRTISTLKKTLLLLSFGLVIISCDSDDDISVHQKSVAEVVAIQTDLNDLNEALSITGLDVILESDGPYTFFAPTDEAFAKLLRSTGHHYSSVDQFDSPAEVELLRNILLYHLLPDENIFSIQFNNKQGQMTTALDANQFTLVMHDNEIVITDASSLEARLTKMDMGGSNGVVHKTDRVLLPQEAFQHIDVLNGADDIE; encoded by the coding sequence ATGCGAACAATCTCTACTCTCAAAAAAACACTTTTACTGCTATCCTTTGGATTAGTCATAATTTCATGTGATTCTGACGATGATATCAGCGTTCATCAAAAATCAGTCGCGGAAGTCGTAGCCATTCAAACTGATTTGAATGACTTAAACGAAGCGTTAAGTATCACTGGTCTAGATGTTATTCTTGAAAGCGATGGACCGTACACATTTTTTGCACCTACTGATGAGGCATTTGCAAAATTATTGAGAAGTACAGGTCACCACTACTCGAGTGTTGATCAATTTGACAGCCCTGCCGAAGTTGAATTGCTAAGAAACATCTTGCTATATCACCTGCTACCAGATGAAAACATTTTCAGCATACAATTCAATAACAAGCAAGGTCAAATGACTACAGCCCTAGACGCAAATCAATTCACTCTTGTAATGCACGACAATGAGATCGTAATTACAGATGCCTCAAGTCTAGAAGCTCGATTGACTAAAATGGATATGGGTGGATCTAATGGAGTTGTTCACAAAACTGATAGAGTATTATTGCCACAAGAAGCATTTCAACACATTGATGTCTTGAATGGCGCCGACGACATTGAATAA